A genomic region of Staphylococcus roterodami contains the following coding sequences:
- the fakB1 gene encoding fatty acid kinase binding subunit FakB1: protein MKIAVMTDSTSYLSQDLIDKYNIQIAPLSVTFDDGKNFTESNEIAIDEFYNKMASSQTIPTTSQPAIGEWITKYEMLRDQGYTDIIVICLSSGISGSYQSSYQAGEMVDGVNVHAFDSKLAAMIEGCYVLRAIEMVDEGYEPQHIIDDLTEMRKHTGAFLIVDDLKNLQKSGRITGAQAWVGTLLKMKPVLKFEDGKIIPEEKVRTKKRAIQTLEKKVLEIVKDYEEVTLFVINGDHYEDGQALYKKLLEDCPSNYQVAYSEFGPVIAAHLGSGGLGLGYVGRKIRLT from the coding sequence ATGAAAATTGCTGTGATGACCGATTCTACAAGTTATCTGTCGCAAGACTTAATTGATAAATATAACATTCAAATCGCGCCATTAAGTGTGACATTTGATGATGGTAAGAATTTTACAGAAAGTAATGAAATAGCAATTGATGAATTTTATAATAAAATGGCATCGTCACAAACGATACCAACGACAAGCCAACCCGCAATTGGCGAATGGATTACAAAATATGAAATGCTAAGAGATCAAGGTTACACAGATATCATTGTCATTTGTTTATCAAGTGGAATTAGTGGTAGTTACCAATCTAGTTATCAAGCAGGAGAAATGGTTGACGGAGTTAATGTACATGCTTTCGATAGTAAACTAGCAGCGATGATTGAAGGTTGCTATGTTTTAAGAGCTATTGAAATGGTTGACGAAGGGTATGAACCACAGCATATTATTGATGATTTAACTGAGATGCGAAAACATACAGGTGCATTTTTAATTGTTGATGATTTAAAAAACTTACAAAAAAGTGGTCGAATTACTGGAGCACAAGCATGGGTTGGAACATTATTAAAAATGAAACCAGTGCTTAAATTTGAAGATGGTAAGATTATACCTGAAGAAAAAGTCCGTACTAAAAAGCGTGCAATCCAAACTCTCGAAAAGAAAGTGTTAGAAATTGTTAAGGACTACGAGGAAGTAACGTTATTTGTCATTAATGGAGATCACTATGAAGATGGTCAAGCATTATACAAAAAGTTGTTAGAAGATTGTCCTTCAAATTATCAAGTTGCATATTCAGAATTTGGTCCAGTAATTGCAGCGCATTTAGGTTCTGGTGGATTAGGTTTAGGATACGTTGGTAGAAAAATAAGATTAACATAA
- a CDS encoding glycerate kinase yields the protein MKVLVAMDEFNGIISSYQANRYVEEAVASQIETADVVQVPLFNGRHELLDSVFLWQSGQKYRIPVHDADMNEIEGVYGQTDTGMTVIEGNLFLKGDKPITERTSYGLGEMMKHALDNEANHIVISLGGIDSFDAGAGMLQALGAAFYDDEGRIVDMRKGAGLIKYIRRMDMSKLHPKLAETRIQVMSDFSSRLYGKQSEIMQTYEAHQLNHNQAAEIDNLIWYFSELFKSELKIAIGPVERGGAGGGIAAVLNGLYQAEILTSHALVDQLTHLENLVEQADLIIFGEGLNENDQLLETTTLRIAELCHKHQKISIAICATAEKFDLFESQGVTAMFNTFIDMPESYTDFKMGLQIRHYTVQSLKLLKTQFNVEN from the coding sequence ATGAAAGTATTAGTAGCCATGGATGAATTTAATGGTATTATTTCAAGTTATCAAGCCAATAGATATGTTGAAGAAGCAGTTGCAAGTCAAATTGAAACAGCGGATGTTGTACAAGTTCCTTTATTTAATGGACGACATGAATTGTTGGACTCAGTATTTTTATGGCAATCAGGTCAAAAGTATCGTATTCCTGTTCATGATGCAGATATGAATGAAATTGAAGGGGTTTATGGACAAACAGATACTGGTATGACAGTCATTGAAGGGAATTTATTTTTAAAAGGGGATAAACCAATTACAGAGCGTACGAGTTACGGCTTAGGTGAAATGATGAAACATGCATTAGATAATGAGGCTAATCATATTGTCATTTCTCTTGGTGGTATTGACAGTTTTGATGCAGGAGCAGGTATGTTACAAGCGCTTGGTGCGGCATTTTATGATGATGAAGGTCGCATCGTTGATATGAGAAAAGGAGCAGGATTAATTAAATATATTAGACGAATGGATATGTCAAAATTGCATCCTAAATTGGCAGAGACAAGAATTCAAGTAATGTCAGATTTCTCAAGTAGATTATATGGAAAGCAAAGTGAAATCATGCAAACTTATGAAGCGCATCAATTAAATCATAACCAAGCTGCTGAAATTGATAACTTAATTTGGTATTTTAGTGAATTATTTAAGAGTGAATTGAAAATAGCTATTGGTCCTGTTGAACGTGGTGGTGCAGGTGGAGGAATTGCAGCTGTATTGAACGGTTTATACCAAGCTGAAATCTTGACGAGTCATGCACTAGTAGATCAACTAACACATTTAGAAAACTTAGTAGAACAAGCTGATTTAATTATTTTTGGTGAAGGTTTAAATGAAAATGATCAATTGTTAGAAACTACAACTTTACGTATCGCAGAACTTTGTCACAAACATCAAAAAATTTCAATTGCAATTTGCGCTACTGCTGAAAAGTTTGATTTATTTGAATCACAAGGTGTAACAGCAATGTTTAATACATTTATTGATATGCCTGAAAGTTATACAGATTTTAAAATGGGCTTACAAATACGACATTATACTGTTCAATCATTAAAATTATTGAAAACGCAATTTAATGTGGAAAATTAG
- a CDS encoding ComF family protein → MNKCLSCGRNINETISIYNLFKRPNRLCELCESKWEQMKINHKERRCEKCLKCLSDEEEICLDCEFLATHFKLMEQLYCGYNYNGIMKEIIHQFKFMKDYYLCELLAHLIEIPSTTYDYIVPIPSSVSNDQYRTFNPVEAVLTAKGIHFDKILKMVDRPKQASLSKKERLIEENPFIVDTSLDLKDKEILLIDDIYTTGLTIHRAGCKLYTTNIRKFKVFAFAR, encoded by the coding sequence ATGAATAAGTGTCTGAGTTGTGGTAGAAATATTAATGAAACTATTTCAATTTATAATTTATTTAAGAGGCCTAATAGATTATGTGAACTTTGCGAGAGTAAATGGGAACAGATGAAAATCAATCATAAAGAAAGACGATGTGAAAAATGTCTTAAATGTTTAAGTGATGAGGAAGAAATATGCTTAGATTGTGAATTTTTAGCAACACATTTTAAATTAATGGAACAATTGTATTGTGGATATAATTATAATGGGATAATGAAAGAAATTATTCATCAATTTAAATTTATGAAAGACTATTATTTATGTGAATTGTTGGCGCATTTAATTGAAATACCTTCGACAACGTATGATTATATTGTGCCAATACCTTCATCTGTATCAAATGATCAATATAGAACATTTAATCCCGTTGAAGCGGTTTTAACAGCGAAGGGAATTCATTTTGATAAGATTTTAAAAATGGTTGATCGGCCCAAACAAGCCAGTCTATCTAAAAAAGAACGACTTATAGAAGAGAATCCATTTATAGTTGATACAAGTTTAGATTTAAAAGACAAAGAAATATTACTCATTGACGATATTTATACAACAGGATTAACAATTCATCGTGCTGGGTGTAAATTATATACTACAAATATCAGAAAATTCAAAGTGTTTGCGTTTGCACGATAG
- a CDS encoding threonine/serine exporter ThrE family protein has translation MPDSITIIDENKVIDVVLIAGRILLESGAETYRVEDTMNRIAHSYGLHNTYSFVSSTAIIFSLNDRTSTRLIRVQERTTDLEKIALTNSLSRKISNQELTIDEAKSEFIHLQHASLQYSFLTNFFAAAIACGFFLFMFGGVASDCWIAVIAGGAAFLTFSFVQRYIQIKFFSEFVAAAVVISIAATFTKLGIATNQDIITIASVMPLVPGILITNAIRDLLAGELLAGMSRGVEAALTAFAIGAGVAIVLLII, from the coding sequence ATGCCTGATTCAATCACAATTATAGATGAAAATAAAGTGATTGATGTTGTATTGATTGCAGGAAGAATTTTGCTAGAGTCCGGTGCAGAAACATATCGAGTTGAAGATACGATGAATCGTATTGCACATAGTTATGGTCTTCATAATACATATAGTTTTGTCAGTTCAACTGCAATCATCTTTTCATTAAATGATCGAACAAGCACGCGATTAATTCGTGTACAAGAACGTACTACGGATTTGGAAAAAATCGCTTTAACAAATAGTCTTTCACGTAAAATATCAAACCAAGAATTAACAATTGATGAAGCAAAGTCAGAGTTCATTCATTTACAACATGCATCATTGCAATACTCATTTTTAACAAATTTCTTTGCAGCAGCCATCGCATGTGGCTTTTTTCTTTTCATGTTTGGTGGCGTTGCATCAGATTGCTGGATAGCAGTAATAGCAGGTGGTGCAGCATTTTTAACGTTTAGTTTTGTACAACGTTATATTCAAATTAAATTTTTCTCAGAATTTGTTGCAGCAGCAGTCGTCATATCGATTGCCGCCACGTTTACGAAATTAGGCATTGCAACAAATCAAGATATTATAACTATTGCCAGCGTTATGCCACTAGTACCTGGTATATTAATTACCAATGCGATTCGTGATTTACTAGCTGGTGAATTACTTGCCGGTATGTCGCGTGGTGTTGAAGCTGCCTTAACGGCATTCGCAATAGGCGCTGGTGTCGCAATTGTTTTACTAATCATTTAA
- a CDS encoding GGDEF domain-containing protein, giving the protein MFEAFIYNISVIVAGIYLFHRLQYSENKRMVFSKAYVTVLMTLVSLLLSVYPIPYREDYLIHLTFVPLLFLGRFTNMVYTLSATLIVSIVEIVVFNNSIMYGVTLIVIAAVTSAIGPFLKQNDVLSLLILNVVTIIILFGVALVSPIYTLSEVIILIPISLIITLASAITFVDIWHFFSLVNRYENEDKYDYLTGLGNVKEFDRHLNEISQKAEKEHQSIALLLIDIDGFKDVNDTYSHKSGDAVLKQMSQLLKNYVPNQFKIFRNGGEEFSVVIHNYSLDQSVKLAENIRSGVEKSSFHLPNKEVIKLSVSIGVGYLTDEDPKSQRKVFKDADDMVHVAKNQGRNKVMFNPIINL; this is encoded by the coding sequence ATGTTCGAAGCATTTATATACAATATATCTGTTATCGTCGCTGGAATTTATTTATTCCATCGATTACAGTATTCAGAAAACAAACGTATGGTTTTTTCTAAAGCCTATGTCACAGTATTAATGACACTTGTTTCATTATTATTATCTGTTTACCCTATTCCTTATCGTGAGGATTATTTAATTCATTTAACATTCGTTCCTTTATTGTTTTTAGGTAGATTTACCAATATGGTCTATACATTATCTGCTACTTTAATTGTATCAATTGTTGAAATTGTAGTATTCAACAACTCAATTATGTACGGTGTCACATTAATCGTTATTGCTGCCGTAACAAGTGCTATAGGACCATTTTTAAAACAAAACGATGTACTATCATTATTAATTCTAAATGTTGTCACAATTATTATTTTATTCGGTGTTGCATTAGTGAGTCCTATTTACACGCTATCGGAAGTTATCATTTTAATACCAATATCATTAATTATCACGTTAGCATCTGCAATAACTTTTGTAGATATATGGCACTTCTTTTCACTTGTTAATCGTTATGAAAATGAGGACAAGTATGATTATTTAACAGGATTAGGCAATGTAAAAGAATTCGATAGACATTTAAATGAGATTTCACAAAAAGCTGAAAAAGAACATCAAAGCATCGCGTTATTATTAATTGATATCGATGGCTTTAAAGATGTCAATGATACGTATTCACATAAATCTGGTGATGCAGTATTAAAACAAATGTCACAATTACTTAAAAACTATGTACCAAATCAATTTAAAATTTTTAGAAATGGTGGCGAAGAGTTCTCTGTAGTTATACACAATTATTCACTAGATCAAAGTGTTAAATTAGCTGAAAACATTCGTTCAGGCGTTGAAAAATCTTCATTCCATTTACCAAACAAAGAAGTTATTAAATTATCTGTATCAATAGGTGTCGGTTATCTAACAGACGAAGACCCTAAATCACAGCGAAAAGTATTTAAAGATGCAGATGACATGGTACACGTAGCCAAAAACCAAGGGCGAAACAAAGTCATGTTTAACCCTATTATCAATTTATAA
- the ytxJ gene encoding bacillithiol system redox-active protein YtxJ: MAIKLSSIDQFEQVIEENKYVFVLKHSETCPISANAYDQFNKFLYERDMDGYYLIVQQERDLSDYIAEKTNVKHESPQAFYFVNGEMVWNRDHGDINVSSLAQAEE, from the coding sequence GTGGCTATAAAGCTAAGTTCAATTGACCAATTTGAACAGGTTATTGAAGAAAACAAATATGTTTTTGTATTAAAACATAGTGAAACTTGTCCAATATCGGCAAATGCGTATGATCAATTTAATAAATTTTTATATGAACGCGATATGGACGGATACTATCTTATTGTCCAACAAGAACGCGATTTGTCAGATTATATTGCTGAAAAAACGAACGTTAAACACGAATCACCTCAAGCATTTTATTTTGTAAATGGTGAAATGGTTTGGAATAGAGACCACGGTGATATTAATGTTTCGTCATTAGCACAAGCAGAAGAATAA
- a CDS encoding undecaprenyl/decaprenyl-phosphate alpha-N-acetylglucosaminyl 1-phosphate transferase — MVTLLLVAVTMIVSLIITPIIIAISKRLNLVDKPNFRKVHTKPVSVMGGTVILFSFLIGIWIGHPIETEIKPLIIGAIIMYILGLVDDIYDLKPYIKLAGQIAAALVVAFYGVTIDFISLPMGTTIHFGFLSIPITVIWIVAITNAINLIDGLDGLASGVSAIGLITIGFIAILQANIFITMICCVLLGSLIGFLFYNFHPAKIFLGDSGALMIGFIIGFLSLLGFKNITIIALFFPIVILAVPFIDTLFAMIRRVKKGQHIMQADKSHLHHKLLALGYTHRQTVLLIYSISILFSLSSIILYVSPPLGVVLMFVLIIFSIELIVEFTGLIDNNYRPILNLISRKSSHKEE; from the coding sequence ATGGTTACATTATTACTTGTTGCAGTCACGATGATTGTCAGTTTAATTATAACGCCAATCATTATTGCAATATCGAAAAGATTAAATTTAGTTGATAAACCAAATTTTAGAAAAGTACACACAAAGCCTGTATCTGTAATGGGTGGGACTGTGATTCTCTTTTCATTTTTAATAGGTATTTGGATTGGACATCCTATTGAAACAGAAATCAAGCCACTTATTATTGGTGCGATTATTATGTACATACTTGGACTTGTAGATGATATCTATGATTTGAAACCTTATATTAAGCTTGCTGGCCAAATAGCTGCAGCTTTAGTTGTTGCTTTTTATGGTGTGACCATTGACTTTATCTCATTACCAATGGGTACGACGATACACTTTGGATTTTTAAGTATACCAATTACAGTTATTTGGATTGTTGCAATTACTAATGCAATTAATTTAATTGATGGATTAGATGGATTGGCATCTGGGGTTTCAGCAATCGGACTTATTACAATTGGATTTATTGCGATTTTACAAGCGAACATATTTATTACTATGATTTGTTGCGTATTATTAGGTTCATTGATTGGATTTTTATTTTATAATTTCCATCCGGCAAAAATATTCCTTGGAGATAGCGGGGCATTAATGATTGGATTTATTATTGGATTTTTATCTTTATTAGGGTTCAAAAATATTACAATCATTGCTTTATTCTTCCCAATCGTTATTTTAGCAGTGCCATTTATCGATACCTTATTTGCCATGATTCGACGTGTTAAAAAAGGTCAGCATATTATGCAAGCTGATAAGTCTCATCTACATCATAAATTATTGGCTTTAGGTTATACGCATAGACAAACAGTATTATTAATCTATTCAATTTCTATTTTATTTAGCCTTTCCAGTATTATTTTATATGTATCGCCACCATTAGGTGTCGTATTGATGTTTGTGTTAATTATTTTTAGTATTGAGTTGATTGTTGAATTCACAGGGCTAATTGATAATAACTATAGACCAATTTTGAATTTAATTAGTCGTAAGTCTTCTCATAAAGAAGAGTGA
- the pepT gene encoding peptidase T has protein sequence MKKQLIDRLTRYATIDTQSDPQSTTTPSTEKQWNLLHVLETELQQLGLPTDLDENGYLFATLESNIDADVPTVGFLAHVDTSPDFNASNVKPQIIEHYDGKPYKLGNTKRVLDPKVFPELNSLVGHTLMVTDGTSLLGADDKAGIVEIMEAICYLKAHPEIKHGTIRIGFTPDEEIGRGPHKFDVERFNADFAYTMDGSQFGELQYESFNAAEAVITCHGVNVHPGSAKNAMVNAIRLGEQFDSLLPDSEVPERTEGYEGFYHLMRFEGTVEKATLQYIIRDHDKKQFELRKKRILEIRDDINAHFENYPVKVDITDQYFNMAEKILPLQHIIDIPKRVFDKLDIPANTEPIRGGTDGSQLSFMGLPTPNIFTGCGNFHGPYEYASIDVMEKAVHVIIGIVQDIVENK, from the coding sequence ATGAAGAAACAATTAATAGATAGATTAACAAGATATGCGACAATTGATACACAATCTGATCCACAATCCACAACAACACCTTCTACCGAGAAACAATGGAATTTGCTACATGTATTAGAAACAGAATTACAACAATTAGGATTACCGACTGATTTAGATGAAAATGGATATTTATTCGCTACATTAGAAAGCAATATTGATGCTGATGTACCAACAGTCGGTTTTCTAGCACATGTAGATACTTCACCTGATTTCAATGCTTCTAATGTCAAACCACAAATTATTGAACACTATGATGGTAAACCATATAAATTAGGTAATACGAAACGTGTATTAGATCCTAAAGTATTCCCGGAACTCAATAGTTTAGTTGGTCATACATTGATGGTTACTGATGGCACATCTTTATTAGGGGCAGACGACAAAGCTGGCATCGTTGAAATTATGGAGGCCATTTGTTATTTAAAAGCACATCCCGAAATTAAGCATGGTACAATTCGCATTGGATTTACACCCGACGAAGAAATTGGTCGCGGGCCACATAAATTTGATGTCGAACGATTCAATGCTGACTTTGCCTATACGATGGATGGTAGTCAATTTGGTGAATTACAATACGAAAGCTTTAATGCGGCTGAAGCGGTGATTACATGTCATGGTGTAAATGTTCATCCAGGTTCTGCTAAAAATGCAATGGTAAATGCGATACGTTTAGGTGAACAATTTGACAGTTTATTACCTGATAGCGAAGTACCTGAACGCACAGAAGGCTACGAGGGCTTTTATCATTTAATGCGCTTTGAAGGAACTGTCGAAAAAGCAACATTGCAATATATTATTCGTGACCATGATAAAAAACAATTTGAATTACGTAAGAAACGTATATTAGAAATTCGCGACGATATCAATGCACATTTTGAAAATTATCCTGTAAAAGTTGATATTACTGATCAATATTTTAATATGGCTGAAAAAATATTGCCGTTACAACATATCATTGATATTCCAAAACGAGTATTTGATAAATTAGATATCCCAGCAAATACTGAACCTATTCGTGGTGGTACTGATGGATCACAATTATCCTTTATGGGATTGCCAACACCTAATATTTTCACTGGTTGTGGCAATTTCCATGGTCCTTATGAATATGCATCGATTGACGTTATGGAAAAAGCTGTACATGTTATTATTGGAATCGTTCAAGATATCGTTGAAAATAAATAA
- the raiA gene encoding ribosome-associated translation inhibitor RaiA, with amino-acid sequence MIRFEIHGDNLTITDAIRNYIEEKIGKLERYFNDVPNAVAHVKVKTYSNSATKIEVTIPLKNVTLRAEERNDDLYAGIDLINNKLERQVRKYKTRVNRKSRDRGDQEVFVAELQEMQETPIDNETYDENEIEIIRSKEFSLKPMDSEEAVLQMNLLGHDFFVFTDRETDGTSIVYRRKDGKYGLIQTSEQ; translated from the coding sequence ATGATTAGATTTGAAATTCATGGAGATAACCTCACTATCACAGATGCTATTCGCAACTATATTGAGGAAAAAATTGGTAAGTTGGAACGTTATTTTAATGACGTACCAAATGCAGTCGCGCATGTAAAAGTTAAAACTTATTCAAATTCAGCAACTAAAATTGAAGTAACAATTCCATTGAAAAATGTAACGTTACGAGCTGAAGAGCGCAACGATGATTTATACGCAGGAATTGATTTAATTAACAATAAACTTGAAAGACAAGTTAGAAAATATAAAACACGTGTTAATCGTAAGAGCCGTGATCGTGGAGATCAAGAAGTGTTTGTTGCAGAGTTGCAAGAAATGCAAGAAACTCCAATTGACAATGAGACTTATGATGAAAACGAAATCGAAATTATTCGTTCTAAAGAATTCAGCTTAAAGCCTATGGATTCAGAAGAAGCTGTACTACAAATGAATCTTCTTGGTCATGATTTCTTTGTATTTACAGATAGAGAAACAGATGGAACAAGCATAGTTTATCGTCGTAAAGATGGTAAATATGGTTTAATTCAAACTAGCGAACAATAA
- a CDS encoding DEAD/DEAH box helicase family protein: MIVYCRNCISLGRIDDITIYKITESFQNPSQAYYNLPFELSAQQAYASEHIVQAIQNRQTILLYAVTGAGKTEMMFQGIQYARRQGDNIAVVSPRVDVVVEISKRIQDAFKGENIDVLHQQSQQQFNGHFVVSTVHQLYRFKKHFDTIFVDEVDAFPLAMNNTLQQALISSAKEIHTMTYMTATPPKHLLATIPRENIIKLPARFHKKSLPAPKFQYFKLKESKIQHSLYKLLIEQTSNKRYTLVFFNNIDIMIKTFSTYKNEISRLTYVHSEDVFRFEKVENLRNGNYDVIFTTTILERGFTMANLDVIVIDAHQFSKEALIQIAGRVGRKLECPKGKVLYFHQGVSLSMMLARKEILQMNRLALKRGWIDE; encoded by the coding sequence ATGATTGTGTATTGTCGAAATTGTATCTCACTTGGCCGTATAGATGATATAACAATATATAAAATAACTGAGAGTTTTCAGAATCCTTCGCAAGCCTATTATAATCTACCATTTGAATTATCTGCACAACAAGCATATGCTTCTGAACATATTGTTCAGGCAATTCAGAACCGGCAAACAATTTTGCTATATGCAGTTACAGGAGCTGGTAAAACAGAAATGATGTTTCAAGGTATTCAATATGCAAGACGTCAAGGAGATAACATTGCTGTAGTATCACCGCGTGTAGATGTAGTCGTGGAAATTAGCAAACGAATTCAAGACGCGTTTAAAGGAGAAAATATAGATGTCTTACATCAACAGTCACAGCAACAATTTAACGGTCATTTTGTAGTAAGTACTGTTCACCAGCTTTACCGCTTCAAAAAACATTTTGATACTATTTTTGTTGATGAAGTAGATGCTTTTCCATTAGCAATGAACAATACTTTACAACAAGCATTAATTTCATCCGCTAAAGAAATTCACACAATGACTTATATGACTGCTACACCCCCAAAGCATCTTTTAGCAACAATTCCTCGAGAAAATATTATTAAATTACCTGCACGTTTTCATAAAAAGTCACTACCAGCTCCAAAATTCCAATATTTCAAATTAAAGGAAAGTAAAATTCAGCATTCGCTGTATAAATTATTAATAGAACAAACTTCTAATAAACGTTACACACTTGTCTTTTTTAATAATATAGATATAATGATTAAAACTTTCTCGACTTATAAGAACGAAATTTCAAGATTAACATATGTACATAGTGAAGACGTTTTTCGTTTTGAAAAAGTAGAAAATTTACGAAATGGAAACTATGATGTCATTTTTACTACAACGATTTTAGAACGAGGATTCACGATGGCTAATTTGGATGTTATCGTCATCGATGCGCATCAGTTTTCTAAAGAAGCATTAATTCAAATAGCTGGAAGGGTTGGTCGTAAATTAGAATGTCCAAAAGGTAAAGTATTATATTTTCATCAAGGTGTTAGTTTAAGCATGATGCTAGCAAGAAAAGAAATCTTGCAAATGAATCGATTAGCTTTAAAAAGAGGGTGGATTGATGAATAA
- a CDS encoding YigZ family protein: MTQNIITIKKEHTIENIISKSKFIAHIKPVQSEDDAKAFIAKIKKEHKDATHNCSAYTIGPEMNIQKANDDGEPTGTAGVPMLDILKKLEVHNTCVVVTRYFGGIKLGGGGLIRAYSGAVRDVIYDAGRVELREAIPCIVTLNYDQTGKFEYELASTHFMLRNQTYTDKVSYYIDVVKTDYNDFINFLNQITAGNFELTEENTKQLPFDIPTT; the protein is encoded by the coding sequence ATGACACAAAATATCATTACTATTAAAAAAGAACACACCATAGAAAATATAATTAGTAAGTCGAAATTTATTGCTCATATTAAGCCAGTTCAAAGTGAGGATGACGCTAAAGCATTTATTGCCAAAATAAAAAAAGAACATAAAGATGCAACACATAACTGTTCAGCATATACAATAGGTCCTGAGATGAATATTCAAAAAGCCAATGATGATGGTGAACCTACAGGTACTGCCGGTGTACCAATGTTAGACATTTTGAAAAAACTTGAAGTTCATAATACATGCGTTGTTGTTACAAGATATTTTGGTGGTATCAAATTAGGTGGTGGTGGCTTAATTCGCGCATATAGTGGTGCAGTAAGAGATGTCATTTATGATGCTGGACGTGTTGAACTACGTGAGGCAATACCTTGTATTGTCACACTTAATTATGATCAAACTGGAAAATTCGAATATGAATTAGCCTCTACACATTTCATGTTAAGAAATCAAACTTATACTGATAAAGTTAGTTATTATATCGATGTCGTTAAAACTGACTACAACGATTTCATCAATTTTTTAAATCAAATAACTGCTGGTAATTTTGAATTAACTGAAGAGAATACAAAGCAGTTACCTTTCGATATTCCAACAACATAA
- a CDS encoding threonine/serine exporter family protein: protein MLFYLFHFTISFISTVLFSIIFNAPKKLLVACGFVGAIAWTIYQLTVDLEFGKVGASFLGSLILGLMSHTMSRRYKRPVIIFIVPGIIPLVPGGAAYQATRFLVSNDYTSAVNTFLEVTLISGAIAFGILVSEILYYLYTRIKQLYGKIKGKTYKKSYNMNNRV, encoded by the coding sequence ATGTTATTTTATTTATTTCATTTTACGATAAGCTTTATTTCAACAGTACTTTTCTCTATTATCTTTAATGCACCAAAAAAACTTTTAGTAGCATGTGGTTTTGTTGGTGCCATTGCATGGACAATTTATCAATTAACAGTTGATTTAGAATTTGGAAAAGTTGGCGCGTCATTTTTAGGAAGTTTAATTTTAGGTTTAATGAGTCATACGATGAGTCGTCGATATAAACGCCCCGTAATCATTTTCATAGTGCCAGGTATCATTCCATTAGTACCAGGTGGTGCTGCTTATCAGGCAACTCGATTTTTAGTCTCAAATGATTATACAAGTGCTGTAAATACCTTTTTAGAAGTTACTCTAATATCAGGTGCCATTGCATTTGGTATTTTAGTATCCGAAATACTGTATTACCTCTACACACGTATCAAACAACTGTATGGTAAAATTAAAGGTAAGACATATAAAAAATCTTATAACATGAATAATAGAGTTTAA